In Gigantopelta aegis isolate Gae_Host unplaced genomic scaffold, Gae_host_genome ctg6180_pilon_pilon, whole genome shotgun sequence, the genomic stretch AGTGATATTTTTGTTATCATGtatcatgtaaataaaatgaattatatAAAGTTGTTTTGATATTATAACAACTTATCATATAACTTGCTATTTGGTAATAGTTATATATTATTAGAGCTCTAAAGTATATCATAATATTTGACAGctttaaaacaagttttactTTTATAAGTTATTGAATGTTTCAGTTGAAGGATTTTTaggttaaaaacatgttatttatttttaaacaatattaatgcATATAAATCATACACTATATAATTAACAACATAGACCTCAGACATTGCTTTGTgcatatgtaataatataatggcAGAATATGACAGAAATATACAAGAGTTCAATGTCCTCATTGATCAGAAGCTATTACTTCTTCTGGAGAGTCTTGGTGGTACTCTCTGGAGCTGTTGGGGCACTCTCTGTTTCTTCTCTTCATTTTTCTTCTCTCTGCTGTTTCCTCTGTCTCTCCtttggtttttcttcttctgttttcttTCCAGTAGAACTCCAGCTAAAGTGATATCCGACTGGTCCATAGAATTGTTGTGTCTTTGAGAATGGAGTTTCAAAAACAACAGGTTCCCAACTTCCTGTCTGATGATAGCAACATCCAGGAGTTACCTCAACTGCTGCACCACAACAAGTGGGTTTTTCTTCTTGGGTTCATCTTCTGATACCTTGGCAGCTTCATCTGCAGTTGGCTGGTTTATCAGAAGCTTCTGCCTCAGTTGGTTTGTCCTCCTTTTCTTGAGCTTTCTTAGCTTCTTTAGTAAGATTAGCTATcaactcctctctctctttgaGAGCTTCACTGACAACACTATCTAAGCCATCACCACAAGGAACACTTCAGACCACCTCCTAAGAGACTACTAAATGATAGTAGAGGACTCAGACGAAATAATGGTTCACCAAACAGTGATCGATGTTGGGGTTTAGATGATTGTGAGGGTCGAACACAAGCAAGAACACGCCATATTCCGTCAGATGGGGAGAGTTATTGCCAATGTAACTTCTTCGTCAGATGACAAACTTATGATATCACCATCTTCATCTTTATAGGTCAGTATTCAGTTGTGGTGCCACACTTTGATCAAGTTCTTGGAAACACCAAGGTAATCTTCTCTTGTAACTCTTTAAACGTGGATGTTATCTGAGACTTGTAGACGACGAGTTTCTCCACCAATTGTAACTTTAATGGTCACCATCTTTGAAGCTAAAAGTAGTTGATAAAGTGTTCTCTTTAAATATTTCTCTAAGACTTAGTTGGTCTACTTAATGCTTCCTAAGATAACCATCTCTGCTTTTATACCCCAAGGTCtatcattaaaacaacacatcattGAACTGAACCTAAAACCAGAATATCTGAAATATTCTGATGATGTAAAGCTGATATGGCATGCAAAGTACAAGTCATGACCTACAGTTGTATACAATAGGCAAAAGAAAATTCCAGAAGGATCTAAAACTTGTCATCTTAAGTGTGTATACCAACTGGCATTATATACAGCTGACACATCACGTGTTAGCTGTATACTACTGTCAAAGAAAGTTCTAGAATGATCTGGAAGTTTCTcctattttaatatgtaatgctAATTGTAACATGAAGtaggatttttttaaagattaatacatttgtattgaAACAACATTAATTTAGAAAGAGGACCTTGTATTCACAGTATTTAGAACAAACAcacaatatcattaaataatgttatatcaTTAATTGGTTCTACATTGTTTTACCAAATGTAAGCACACATTATCACATTAATGTTATTCCCATATATATtcatgtgtaataataataattttaataaaaagatGTGCTCAATATTTCAGtatcataatttttattataatacgtttaataaactatttgttagttctgttgttttgtttttattggtgGTCATTTTTtgatactgttgttgttgttctcttAATTTGGTTTTTCTCTCACATTTGTGTCGATATTTCTCTAACTCCTGAATAAATAGAAACAGGATAACCTCTAATTATTAATACAGTAATGTCTTCGTTTATCACCCCCTCatcttttgttttctcatagCATCAATTAAAGGTTCCTTATAACGTGAGTCTTTACAAGGATCTTCAGCAAACTTGAGTATCATTAGAGATCTGAGGTACATATTGAAAGAAtagattaatttttgaaatgtacaaatgtatcaTTTTAAGATTTGgggttaaaatttattatttaaaatgtatttacaaaacaatggtCATCCATATTGTAACAATGAtaaaaaagtgtatttattataaaatcagcatgtaataatataatagataGAAAGTTCAATGTCTTCAGTGATCAGAAGCTATTACTTCTTCTGGAAGAGTCTTGGTGGTACTCTTGGAGTTGTTGGGACAgtctcctccttcttcttcctttttctcTTCTGGCTGTTTCCTCTGTCTTCTCCtttggtttttcttcttctgttttcttTTCCAGTAGAACTCCAGCTAAAGTGATATCCAATTGGTCCATAGATTGTTGTCTTTGAGAATGGAGTTTCAAAAACAACAGGTTCCAACTTCCTGTCTGATGATTGGATTCTGATATGTTGGCAGTTTCATCTGTGGTCGCTGGCTTATCAGAAGCTTCTGCCTCAGTTGGTTTGTCCTccttttgttgtgttttcttagCTTCTTTAGTAAGATTAGCTATCAAATCCTCTCTCTCTTTGAGAGCTTCACTAACAACACTATCTAAGCCATCCCACAAAGAAGTCGTCAACCGCCTCCTAAGAGACTACTAAATGATAGTAGAGGACTCAGATGAAATAATGGTTCACCAAACAGTGATCGATTGTGGGTTTAGATGATCGTGAGGGTCGAACACGAGCAAGAACACGCCATATTCCATCAGATGGGAGAGAGTTTATTGCAAGGTAACATTTCTTCGTCAGATACAAAACTTATGATATCACCATCTGATCTTTATAGGTCAGTATCAGCTGTGGTGCCAAC encodes the following:
- the LOC121366570 gene encoding protein MNN4-like, which produces LEFYWKRKQKKKNQRRRQRKQPEEKKEEEGGDCPNNSKSTTKTLPEEELEKYRHKCERKTKLREQQQQQEVGNLLFLKLHSQRHNNSMDQSDITLAGVLLERKQKKKNQRRDRGNSREKKNEEKKQRVPQQLQRVPPRLSRRSNSF